The Miscanthus floridulus cultivar M001 chromosome 7, ASM1932011v1, whole genome shotgun sequence genome includes a region encoding these proteins:
- the LOC136463318 gene encoding early nodulin-20-like isoform X2, protein MGSSSSASPPPPPMIGRAGNLTVFITPPSPASTPRGASRTPPPESQRSDFSTPTPQRAAPSPSPSPSPRNHESPVAAPAGVLTPPPPPAPAKVAPPPVQVPPPQYEKASVGGKHDGSAFGFFWDAVARVQEAHASLDEYVATWFGLDQSKYQWALNDYYEATGKEVDCVKGGKPKELTTTKVQKV, encoded by the exons ATGGGGTCCTCGTCCTcggcgtcgccgccgccaccgcccatgATCGGGCGGGCCGGGAACCTCACCGTCTTCATCACGCCGCCGTCTCCCGCTAGCACGCCCCGGGGCGCCTCGCGCACGCCGCCGCCCGAGTCCCAGCGCTCGGATTTCTCCACACCCACCCCGCAGAGGGCAGCCCCGTcgccctccccttctccctcgcCGCGGAACCACGAGAGCCCGGTCGCGGCGCCTGCGGGGGTGCTcaccccgcccccgccgccggctCCTGCGAAGgtcgcgccgccgccggtgcAGGTGCCGCCGCCGCAGTACGAGAAGGCGTCCGTGGGGGGCAAGCACGACGGATCGGCGTTCGGCTTCTTCTGGGACGCCGTCGCGCGCGTCCAGGAAG CGCACGCGAGCCTCGACGAGTACGTGGCTACCTGGTTCGGGTTGGATCAGTCCAAGTACCAGTGGGCGCTCAACGACTACTACGAGGCCACAGGCAAG GAAGTGGATTGTGTAAAAGGTGGTAAGCCGAAGGAGCTTACTACTACTAAAGTGCAGAAAGTCTAA
- the LOC136463318 gene encoding early nodulin-20-like isoform X1: MGSSSSASPPPPPMIGRAGNLTVFITPPSPASTPRGASRTPPPESQRSDFSTPTPQRAAPSPSPSPSPRNHESPVAAPAGVLTPPPPPAPAKVAPPPVQVPPPQYEKASVGGKHDGSAFGFFWDAVARVQEDFCPEIWGVLMLGFSLCSRRSAREPRRVRGYLVRVGSVQVPVGAQRLLRGHRQGSGLCKRW, translated from the exons ATGGGGTCCTCGTCCTcggcgtcgccgccgccaccgcccatgATCGGGCGGGCCGGGAACCTCACCGTCTTCATCACGCCGCCGTCTCCCGCTAGCACGCCCCGGGGCGCCTCGCGCACGCCGCCGCCCGAGTCCCAGCGCTCGGATTTCTCCACACCCACCCCGCAGAGGGCAGCCCCGTcgccctccccttctccctcgcCGCGGAACCACGAGAGCCCGGTCGCGGCGCCTGCGGGGGTGCTcaccccgcccccgccgccggctCCTGCGAAGgtcgcgccgccgccggtgcAGGTGCCGCCGCCGCAGTACGAGAAGGCGTCCGTGGGGGGCAAGCACGACGGATCGGCGTTCGGCTTCTTCTGGGACGCCGTCGCGCGCGTCCAGGAAG ATTTTTGTCCAGAGATTTGGGGGGTTCTCATGCTTGGATTCTCTCTCTGTTCTCGTCGCAGCGCACGCGAGCCTCGACGAGTACGTGGCTACCTGGTTCGGGTTGGATCAGTCCAAGTACCAGTGGGCGCTCAACGACTACTACGAGGCCACAGGCAAG GAAGTGGATTGTGTAAAAGGTGGTAA